Proteins from a single region of Balneolaceae bacterium:
- a CDS encoding DUF368 domain-containing protein — translation METNSTEVDKPQKDETSWKESPFLIIKGFLMGSADIVPGVSGGTMALITGIYDRLIFAIKSADWTAVKTALTFQFRKFFEHFHWKFFLLLFSGIFLAVIFFTRIVPLQIYMFTHPEIVYGLFFGLIVGSIYLLMSEIEKRERTPLNFLYLVAGALIGFWVVTLVPADTPETFWFVFLSGSVAICAMILPGISGSYLLLIFRKYDYILSQLGTIGTIDTAQALLNLVPFFIGALVGIILFSRLLSWLLKSFHTATLMVLIGFLVGSLYVIWPYQDRTFEDHVRNTEIVEMTDPIVEELQQRESVPAAPEYKRLGEIENPDAMFDRLKRVEIETVKRKLISSQPYIPGYNWPKDDEAIDLYGGLAGMGIGLSLIFAISYLRKKQ, via the coding sequence TTGGAAACCAATAGCACCGAAGTAGATAAGCCACAAAAAGATGAAACCTCCTGGAAAGAATCTCCTTTTTTAATTATCAAGGGATTTTTGATGGGATCGGCCGATATTGTGCCCGGCGTCAGTGGAGGTACGATGGCCCTGATTACAGGAATTTATGATCGGTTGATTTTTGCAATTAAAAGTGCCGATTGGACAGCAGTAAAAACAGCTCTTACATTTCAGTTCAGGAAGTTTTTTGAGCATTTTCACTGGAAGTTCTTCCTGCTGTTATTTTCGGGAATTTTCCTGGCTGTAATCTTTTTTACCCGAATCGTTCCGCTTCAAATCTACATGTTCACCCATCCCGAAATTGTGTACGGCCTGTTTTTCGGCCTGATTGTGGGGTCCATTTATTTGCTAATGTCTGAGATTGAAAAAAGGGAAAGAACTCCCTTAAACTTTTTGTATCTGGTTGCGGGTGCTTTAATCGGTTTCTGGGTTGTGACACTCGTACCGGCTGATACGCCTGAAACATTCTGGTTTGTATTTTTATCGGGTTCCGTTGCTATATGTGCTATGATTCTTCCCGGAATTTCAGGTTCCTACCTGCTTCTTATTTTTCGAAAATATGATTATATCCTTTCACAGCTTGGCACAATCGGTACAATTGATACGGCACAGGCTTTATTAAACTTAGTGCCCTTTTTTATCGGTGCACTGGTTGGAATTATACTTTTTTCACGACTTTTGTCCTGGCTGTTGAAGAGTTTTCATACGGCCACACTAATGGTTCTCATCGGGTTTTTGGTTGGTTCGCTTTATGTAATTTGGCCTTATCAGGATCGTACGTTTGAAGATCATGTGCGGAACACAGAGATTGTTGAGATGACAGATCCAATTGTTGAAGAGTTGCAGCAGAGGGAATCTGTTCCGGCTGCACCGGAATACAAACGCCTGGGAGAAATTGAAAATCCAGACGCTATGTTCGATCGCCTAAAACGAGTTGAGATTGAAACGGTCAAAAGAAAATTGATTTCCAGTCAACCATACATTCCCGGATATAATTGGCCTAAGGATGATGAGGCTATTGATCTATACGGAGGACTGGCAGGCATGGGTATAGGTCTTAGCTTGATATTTGCGATCTCCTACTTGCGAAAAAAGCAATGA